From Selenomonas ruminantium AC2024, a single genomic window includes:
- the rfaE2 gene encoding D-glycero-beta-D-manno-heptose 1-phosphate adenylyltransferase has translation MLVERQDIAKFCEILRKGGQKVVFTNGCFDILHAGHVTYLEAAKAHGDVLVLGLNTDASVRRLKGPERPINSELDRAKVVGALKSVDYVVLFGEQTAETVIAEVKPDIYVKGGDYTLDTLPEAKIVQSYGGKVAFIDMVEGRSTTNIINKIKS, from the coding sequence ATGTTAGTAGAACGTCAAGATATCGCGAAGTTTTGTGAAATCCTGCGCAAGGGCGGGCAGAAAGTGGTCTTTACCAATGGTTGTTTTGATATTCTCCATGCAGGCCATGTAACTTATTTGGAAGCCGCCAAAGCGCACGGGGATGTGCTGGTGTTAGGCCTGAATACCGATGCTTCTGTGCGCCGCTTGAAAGGCCCGGAACGCCCCATTAACAGTGAATTAGACCGTGCCAAGGTTGTTGGCGCGTTGAAATCCGTGGATTACGTGGTGCTTTTTGGCGAGCAGACCGCTGAAACGGTTATTGCCGAAGTAAAGCCTGATATCTATGTTAAAGGCGGCGATTACACTTTGGATACGCTGCCGGAAGCCAAAATCGTCCAGAGTTACGGTGGTAAAGTGGCTTTTATCGATATGGTAGAGGGCCGTTCCACCACGAACATCATCAACAAGATTAAGAGTTGA
- the rfaE1 gene encoding D-glycero-beta-D-manno-heptose-7-phosphate kinase, giving the protein MDKQIMYNFIAGPAAKCHVLVVGDVMLDKYYYGEVTRISPEAPVPVTHVTSQKETLGGAANVAHNLARLGCQIGIAGYVGEDYHCQSLTDKLTARGIDFKGLITTDRPTTTKLRVIGGHQQMIRLDFEEAEDMTGPYADRLHNFVAARLNESVDAVIISDYGKGACTEETCQQIIKAANAHGVPVLVDPKGTAWGKYRGADYVTPNFKEISAVLPGKIKNQDEDIEQAARYVMGKFGIKQVLATRSEFGMSLVTQASAYHIPTKAQEVFDVSGAGDTVIGVFALGLAGGLAPEVSAYMANMAASVVVAKLGTYAVSKEELLEVLK; this is encoded by the coding sequence ATGGATAAGCAGATAATGTATAATTTTATTGCCGGCCCCGCAGCAAAATGCCATGTGCTGGTGGTAGGAGATGTAATGCTGGATAAGTATTACTACGGTGAAGTTACCCGTATTTCCCCGGAGGCACCGGTGCCGGTAACCCATGTGACGAGCCAAAAGGAAACTTTGGGCGGTGCGGCCAATGTGGCGCATAATCTGGCCCGTTTAGGCTGTCAGATTGGCATTGCCGGTTATGTGGGCGAGGATTATCACTGCCAGAGCCTTACGGATAAACTTACCGCACGGGGCATTGACTTCAAGGGACTTATCACTACTGACAGGCCTACGACCACAAAACTTCGGGTAATCGGCGGCCATCAGCAGATGATTCGGCTGGATTTTGAAGAGGCCGAAGATATGACTGGGCCTTATGCGGACAGACTCCATAATTTCGTTGCAGCCCGTTTGAATGAAAGTGTAGATGCAGTGATTATATCCGACTACGGCAAAGGAGCCTGCACAGAGGAAACCTGTCAGCAGATTATCAAGGCGGCAAATGCCCATGGTGTTCCCGTGCTGGTAGACCCGAAGGGGACAGCTTGGGGCAAGTACCGTGGCGCAGATTATGTTACGCCGAACTTTAAGGAAATCAGTGCTGTACTGCCGGGAAAAATCAAAAATCAGGACGAGGACATTGAGCAGGCAGCTCGCTATGTGATGGGCAAGTTCGGTATTAAGCAGGTGCTGGCTACCCGCTCGGAGTTTGGTATGTCGTTGGTGACGCAGGCTAGCGCGTATCATATCCCCACCAAAGCGCAGGAAGTCTTTGATGTGTCTGGTGCCGGGGATACGGTAATTGGTGTATTTGCCTTGGGGCTGGCCGGTGGACTGGCACCGGAAGTTAGTGCTTATATGGCCAATATGGCTGCCAGTGTGGTCGTAGCTAAGCTGGGCACTTACGCTGTAAGTAAAGAAGAACTGTTAGAGGTTTTGAAATAA
- a CDS encoding bifunctional heptose 7-phosphate kinase/heptose 1-phosphate adenyltransferase codes for MKQELESIVDEFQGKRILVIGDMVADIYLDGRISRISREAPVLVLQQAGEKVVAGGAANVVNNVATLGGNVFAVGLLGLDNAAKGLKEALEKNGAHTEGLFCDEKRPTISKTRIIAGGRATVSQQIVRIDKESDKPMQKAHESQIMQYIKGLLPKIDGVVLSDYGSGTITEKLQQQIISYCRAHNIPSMVDSRYDIHRFKDIGYVKQNDAELAAAVGRELNDDESIFTAGQELLEELNADGVLVTRGEKGMVLLEKDGAIHDIPVSDKSEVFDVSGAGDTCVSTVILALAAGVEPARAAELSNIASGIAVRKLGTATVSSEELRRALR; via the coding sequence ATGAAGCAGGAACTTGAATCCATAGTGGATGAATTTCAAGGAAAACGAATATTGGTTATTGGTGATATGGTGGCGGATATCTATCTGGATGGTCGCATTTCCCGCATTTCCCGGGAAGCACCGGTTTTGGTGTTGCAGCAGGCTGGAGAAAAGGTAGTAGCCGGTGGCGCAGCCAACGTGGTTAACAATGTGGCTACGTTGGGGGGCAATGTCTTTGCGGTTGGCCTTCTGGGGTTGGACAATGCCGCCAAGGGGCTTAAGGAAGCTTTGGAGAAGAATGGTGCTCATACGGAAGGTCTGTTCTGTGATGAAAAACGGCCCACCATTTCCAAAACCCGCATCATTGCTGGCGGCCGAGCGACTGTCAGCCAGCAGATTGTCCGCATTGACAAGGAAAGCGACAAGCCCATGCAGAAGGCTCATGAGAGTCAGATTATGCAGTATATCAAGGGGCTGTTGCCGAAGATTGATGGGGTGGTGCTCAGCGACTATGGTTCCGGCACCATTACGGAGAAGTTGCAGCAGCAGATTATTTCCTATTGTCGCGCGCATAATATTCCCAGCATGGTGGACAGCCGCTATGATATTCACCGTTTCAAGGATATTGGCTATGTGAAGCAAAATGATGCGGAACTGGCTGCTGCTGTAGGGCGGGAGCTTAATGATGATGAAAGCATATTCACAGCAGGGCAGGAACTTTTAGAGGAATTGAACGCCGATGGTGTTCTCGTTACCCGCGGCGAAAAAGGCATGGTACTGTTGGAAAAGGATGGAGCCATCCATGATATTCCTGTATCGGACAAGAGTGAAGTCTTTGATGTGTCTGGTGCCGGCGATACCTGCGTTTCCACGGTGATTTTGGCACTGGCCGCAGGTGTGGAACCGGCAAGGGCGGCAGAACTCAGCAATATTGCCAGCGGCATTGCCGTGCGCAAGCTCGGAACGGCTACGGTTTCCAGTGAAGAACTGCGCCGGGCGCTGCGTTAA
- a CDS encoding LTA synthase family protein, translating to MFETFFTGLQSDLLLSLWAAVVCAGFRCLFIALYGPKESKRNWARLRGCFRYGFWWGMDFNAYVFLLGMILVSIPASLLPGYQAVSAEVRTGLFMLYLTVIYLASWANMIFYYHFHDIFNSLVRLGGNADKKNFADIFFNQNHGGWILASFIPYAVVTGWVSYAICQLPKMGYVSVQPVWLQYALNTVVFVMAVLLFYWLRYGGTFDHRKKPEWDEVPVDVKKDEFLGKMTLDALVALELAWRSGLCESLRHTEEESREIMATILPPTTDWQAPLECFKRQAHGAKITKPRKIFFLFAESHGQAPFDCLYQKLNLMEASQKFRKNEHTVAINNFLPGGMVSAPSLASLLSGIYDTGLELNENRSFWQGYLPVSLPVQLRKLGYRTEFWYGGGLNWGSLEHFVPAVGFDVAHGGPDICAKDAPSTWLGVYDHLFLDAAAKRIEAGNPEDYEFHFLYTTSNHGPYNMPYDEYGADLERIMPEAPAALKRDKRESRKMQGIWYTDQALCAFIERMQKKYPDALFIVTGDHTTGLIPYQFGVTDREEPSLREQVLTSFAMYHRELTPEMLAGNTIGGHLNILPTIIELLAPQGHEYYSLFPALTEHIDHVVTPYCYLTEEMVGDYRSNVCQSLKVSKEKLPLEHQVVYMDERDAYCEVSGYFVKHPELLLMKKELIDSLPN from the coding sequence GTGTTTGAGACTTTTTTTACGGGCTTGCAAAGTGATTTGTTGCTCAGCTTATGGGCAGCAGTAGTTTGCGCAGGTTTCAGGTGCTTATTTATTGCCCTGTATGGGCCAAAAGAATCCAAACGAAACTGGGCGAGATTACGTGGTTGTTTCCGATATGGCTTTTGGTGGGGCATGGACTTTAACGCCTATGTTTTTTTGCTGGGGATGATACTGGTATCTATTCCGGCATCTTTATTGCCCGGGTATCAGGCTGTGTCTGCTGAAGTGCGTACAGGCTTGTTTATGCTCTATTTGACGGTGATATATTTGGCATCTTGGGCGAATATGATTTTTTATTATCATTTCCATGATATTTTTAACTCGTTAGTGCGTTTGGGGGGAAATGCAGATAAGAAGAATTTTGCTGATATCTTTTTTAATCAAAATCATGGTGGTTGGATTTTAGCAAGTTTTATTCCTTATGCAGTTGTCACGGGATGGGTTTCTTATGCTATTTGTCAGTTGCCCAAGATGGGGTATGTTAGTGTACAGCCTGTATGGCTGCAATATGCTTTGAATACTGTAGTTTTTGTTATGGCGGTACTGCTCTTTTATTGGCTGCGTTATGGTGGTACTTTTGATCATCGTAAAAAACCGGAATGGGATGAAGTACCAGTAGATGTGAAAAAAGATGAATTCTTAGGGAAAATGACGCTGGATGCTTTAGTAGCGTTAGAATTGGCTTGGCGCAGCGGCCTTTGCGAATCTTTGCGGCATACAGAGGAAGAGTCGCGGGAGATAATGGCAACAATTCTGCCACCTACGACAGATTGGCAAGCACCTTTGGAATGTTTCAAGCGGCAGGCTCATGGAGCCAAAATAACCAAACCACGGAAAATATTTTTCCTTTTTGCTGAGAGTCATGGGCAGGCGCCCTTCGATTGCCTCTATCAGAAGTTGAATCTGATGGAGGCCAGTCAAAAATTCCGTAAAAATGAACATACGGTAGCGATAAATAATTTCTTGCCAGGTGGGATGGTTTCAGCACCGTCTTTGGCTAGTCTGTTATCTGGTATTTATGATACAGGTTTGGAATTAAATGAAAATCGGTCCTTTTGGCAGGGGTATTTACCTGTGTCATTGCCTGTGCAATTGCGGAAGCTGGGCTATCGTACAGAATTTTGGTATGGCGGTGGACTAAACTGGGGAAGTTTGGAACACTTTGTGCCAGCTGTCGGATTTGATGTTGCACATGGTGGCCCGGACATTTGCGCAAAAGATGCGCCTAGCACCTGGCTGGGCGTGTATGACCATCTGTTTTTGGATGCAGCTGCTAAGAGAATAGAAGCTGGGAATCCAGAGGATTATGAATTCCATTTCCTGTATACGACCTCCAATCATGGGCCTTATAATATGCCTTATGATGAGTATGGTGCTGATTTGGAAAGGATTATGCCGGAGGCGCCTGCGGCTTTAAAACGAGACAAACGGGAGAGCCGCAAAATGCAGGGAATCTGGTATACGGATCAAGCACTTTGTGCTTTTATTGAGCGTATGCAGAAAAAATATCCGGATGCTTTGTTTATTGTTACAGGCGATCATACTACGGGGCTTATTCCTTATCAGTTCGGGGTTACCGACCGGGAGGAACCAAGTTTGCGGGAACAGGTGCTTACTTCCTTTGCCATGTATCATCGTGAACTCACACCGGAAATGCTGGCAGGAAATACGATTGGTGGGCACTTGAACATATTGCCAACTATCATTGAGTTGCTTGCTCCGCAAGGACATGAGTATTATTCACTATTCCCTGCTCTTACGGAACATATAGACCATGTGGTTACACCATATTGTTATTTGACAGAGGAGATGGTGGGGGATTATAGGAGCAACGTGTGTCAGTCTCTGAAAGTGTCAAAGGAGAAGCTGCCACTAGAGCATCAGGTAGTTTATATGGACGAACGGGATGCTTATTGTGAAGTCAGCGGTTATTTTGTAAAA
- the rfaD gene encoding ADP-glyceromanno-heptose 6-epimerase, translating into MIIVTGGAGFIGSNLVKELNRRGHTDILVVDDLKDGQNYKNLRGLKFIDYQHKDDFLQSIENDDFDGTDIDAVFHEGACSDTMEYDVNYMMRVNYEYSKSLLHFCLQHRIPFLYASSASTYGSGKNGFREGDECEDALNPYAFSKLAFDRYVRQVMPEAHSQIVGLKYFNVYGPQEHHKGKMASIFYQLYNQVNETGKARLFKGWGEINGQPVKDGEQRRDFVYVKDVVNVNLWFWENKGKSGIYNCGTGHAHNYNEVAEAVIEALGKGEIAYREFPEVLKGKYQNFTEADTTNLLAAGYNEGFHEMKDAVKEYVDFLEQGGYFDYNE; encoded by the coding sequence ATGATTATTGTAACTGGTGGTGCTGGTTTTATCGGCAGCAACCTGGTTAAGGAACTAAATCGCCGTGGCCATACGGATATTCTCGTGGTAGATGATTTGAAGGACGGGCAGAACTACAAGAACCTGCGCGGACTCAAATTTATCGATTATCAGCATAAGGATGATTTCCTGCAGAGCATCGAAAATGATGACTTTGATGGTACGGATATCGATGCGGTGTTCCATGAAGGGGCCTGCTCCGACACCATGGAATATGATGTCAACTATATGATGCGGGTGAATTACGAATATTCCAAGTCCCTGCTGCACTTCTGCCTCCAGCATCGTATTCCCTTCCTTTATGCTTCCTCTGCTTCCACATATGGCAGTGGCAAGAATGGCTTCCGCGAAGGGGACGAGTGCGAGGATGCGCTGAATCCTTATGCGTTTTCCAAGCTGGCGTTTGACCGCTATGTGCGTCAGGTAATGCCTGAAGCACACAGCCAGATTGTCGGCCTCAAGTATTTCAATGTCTATGGCCCGCAGGAACATCACAAGGGCAAGATGGCTTCCATCTTCTATCAGCTCTACAATCAGGTTAACGAAACAGGCAAGGCCCGCCTGTTCAAAGGCTGGGGCGAGATTAACGGCCAGCCGGTCAAAGATGGTGAGCAGCGCCGTGACTTTGTCTATGTCAAGGATGTAGTCAATGTAAATCTTTGGTTCTGGGAAAACAAAGGCAAGAGTGGTATCTACAACTGCGGTACAGGCCATGCCCATAATTACAACGAAGTGGCAGAGGCTGTTATCGAAGCATTGGGCAAGGGCGAAATCGCCTATCGTGAATTCCCCGAAGTTCTCAAGGGAAAATACCAGAACTTCACCGAAGCCGATACCACGAACCTACTCGCCGCTGGTTACAATGAAGGCTTCCATGAAATGAAAGATGCGGTTAAAGAATACGTCGATTTCCTAGAGCAAGGTGGCTATTTTGACTACAACGAATAA
- a CDS encoding D-glycero-alpha-D-manno-heptose-1,7-bisphosphate 7-phosphatase — protein sequence MTTTNKKKAVFFDRDGTLNVDIAYLHRPEDFIWIEGAKEAIKYVNDKGYLAILVTNQSGVARGYYPEEDVKAVYDWMNKELEQIGAHLDALFYCPHHPQGEIPAYTKTCNCRKPATGMIDAACKEFNIDRSNSFFVGDSSSDMECAQRSGLRGIHYKQGSLLTGIKSTL from the coding sequence TTGACTACAACGAATAAAAAAAAAGCCGTATTCTTCGACCGTGACGGTACCCTCAACGTTGACATTGCCTACCTTCACCGTCCCGAGGACTTCATCTGGATAGAGGGTGCTAAAGAGGCCATCAAATATGTCAACGACAAGGGATACCTGGCTATCCTCGTCACCAACCAAAGCGGCGTGGCCAGAGGTTACTATCCTGAAGAAGATGTAAAAGCAGTCTACGACTGGATGAACAAAGAACTGGAGCAAATCGGAGCGCATTTAGATGCGCTCTTTTACTGCCCACATCATCCACAAGGGGAAATCCCCGCTTATACAAAAACGTGTAACTGTCGTAAACCTGCTACCGGAATGATTGATGCAGCCTGTAAAGAATTTAATATTGACAGGTCGAACTCTTTCTTTGTAGGGGATAGCAGCAGTGATATGGAATGTGCTCAGCGTTCTGGCTTACGAGGGATACATTATAAGCAGGGAAGTTTGCTGACAGGTATAAAGAGTACTTTATAA
- a CDS encoding glycosyltransferase family 9 protein: MKNFLIVKLSAIGDVIHALPVAYALKEAYPDCHITWVVEPPAYDLVNMSPYIDEIILFEKKKFKSLGGFLHEYGPLKRKIRQRRYDAVLDLQGLFKSAAIARLGKAPVKLGMCNMRELSDKISRPVIGPHAHGHIVERYLDVARALGCPVNEVRFTLSVPEREADLSQQIFAQAGANMTNPYVVLAIGANWPNKRWPAENFAKLADWIYDKQLIPVMVGGGIVDEQRAAEISSYSDIPPLNLVGRTNFKQLTYILQNARLTIGGDTGPVHLSAGLGTKTIMVMGPTDANRNGPYGQLENALEVDRDCRYCWQRACPKNFDCLENIRVEQVAKKVEEIL; this comes from the coding sequence ATGAAAAATTTTCTTATTGTAAAATTAAGTGCCATCGGCGATGTAATCCATGCTCTGCCCGTGGCCTATGCGTTGAAAGAGGCATATCCTGATTGCCATATCACCTGGGTAGTGGAACCGCCTGCGTATGATTTAGTAAATATGAGCCCCTATATTGATGAGATTATCCTCTTTGAGAAGAAGAAATTTAAGTCCTTAGGGGGCTTTTTGCATGAGTATGGGCCGCTGAAGCGTAAAATCCGTCAGCGCCGCTATGATGCGGTGCTGGATTTGCAGGGGCTCTTTAAGTCGGCAGCCATTGCCCGGCTGGGGAAAGCTCCGGTGAAACTTGGCATGTGCAATATGCGGGAACTCAGTGATAAAATCTCCAGACCGGTTATCGGCCCGCATGCGCATGGTCATATTGTGGAGCGTTATCTGGATGTGGCCAGAGCTTTGGGCTGTCCGGTAAATGAGGTACGATTTACTTTGAGTGTGCCGGAAAGAGAAGCTGACCTTTCTCAGCAGATTTTTGCCCAAGCGGGGGCAAATATGACCAATCCCTATGTGGTGCTGGCTATTGGTGCCAACTGGCCCAATAAGCGCTGGCCCGCAGAAAACTTTGCCAAGCTGGCTGATTGGATTTACGACAAACAGCTGATTCCAGTGATGGTCGGAGGCGGCATTGTGGATGAACAGCGGGCGGCAGAAATCAGCTCGTACAGTGATATTCCTCCATTGAACTTAGTGGGACGCACAAATTTCAAGCAACTTACCTATATCCTGCAAAATGCACGCCTGACCATAGGCGGCGATACAGGGCCGGTGCATCTGTCTGCCGGCTTGGGCACGAAAACCATTATGGTCATGGGCCCGACCGACGCTAACCGCAACGGCCCCTATGGACAGCTGGAGAATGCTTTGGAAGTTGATCGTGACTGTCGGTACTGTTGGCAGCGTGCTTGTCCGAAGAATTTTGACTGCCTGGAAAATATCCGTGTAGAGCAGGTGGCAAAAAAAGTAGAGGAGATTCTCTAA
- a CDS encoding LTA synthase family protein: MRLQSYLKNCQLDLRLFAFFFLLMAIYRLIFMVKYAGAMSADVALTEIFQANWAGWRLSLKSAGGFTLLSFLLVTLPGIVRPKWSLGRLRLAIGALACFILTVLFLARFPYYEEFRMTYGLQVFQGWHDDRVAVLGMMVSEYHLLPGLLAAAVITGLLVLGLKKILELPVLQKQWQQPIAVAAGAFVITFLFMLFCRFGGGVSYATGINWENAAVTSDDFLNECVLDDVQAMYRAIQQEERMKAGDIYGVDKEQLKTMTVEQVETALQRTAPGAKLSKPRHIFIVLGETWAQWPLLEKYAPLHAADGLKGLIKEENAYYTSRFMPNGDFTSIAITGMITGLSEVNVRVNYQPRSFEDIYPTALANPFHKLGYQVDFWYGGTPGWDNISRLALAQGFNHFYGYPDFHAPKTNAWGTNDRNLFNALSEHLRGEEPTVHLIMTTSNHPPYNIDLAAEGFDVDKTENLVRELIPSETDPHNLAVEIGHYYYMDKVVTEFIRDTAKKYPDSLFVVTGDHAVRSNPGAQPTMFEFQSVPFVLYGAGVTHDILPADAVGGHTGIMPTLVDLIAPVGFQYDSVAPAIGQYPAAFNRDYYITSHIMGQVGTDKTELLPDVIEADTANEQLKMEPFLRRLRTLSYWLIMGGHNEEK; the protein is encoded by the coding sequence ATGCGATTACAGTCTTATTTGAAGAATTGCCAGCTGGATTTGCGTTTGTTCGCTTTTTTTTTCCTGCTAATGGCAATATATCGTCTTATCTTTATGGTTAAGTATGCTGGTGCGATGTCGGCAGATGTAGCATTAACAGAGATATTTCAAGCGAATTGGGCTGGCTGGCGTTTGTCCCTGAAGAGCGCTGGAGGATTTACGTTACTGAGCTTTTTACTGGTGACATTACCGGGAATCGTACGGCCTAAGTGGAGTTTGGGACGGCTTCGTTTGGCGATTGGTGCATTGGCCTGCTTTATTCTGACGGTACTCTTTTTGGCACGGTTTCCCTATTATGAAGAATTCCGCATGACTTATGGTCTGCAAGTTTTTCAAGGCTGGCATGATGATAGAGTGGCGGTTTTAGGCATGATGGTAAGCGAATATCATTTATTGCCAGGGCTGCTGGCGGCAGCAGTGATAACGGGATTATTGGTGCTGGGGCTTAAAAAGATTTTGGAACTGCCGGTTTTGCAAAAGCAGTGGCAACAGCCTATAGCAGTTGCAGCAGGGGCTTTTGTGATTACCTTTTTATTTATGCTTTTCTGCCGTTTTGGTGGGGGCGTTTCCTACGCAACAGGAATAAATTGGGAAAATGCTGCAGTGACCAGTGATGATTTTCTTAATGAGTGTGTGCTGGATGATGTGCAGGCCATGTATCGGGCGATACAGCAGGAAGAACGGATGAAGGCTGGCGATATTTACGGTGTTGATAAAGAACAGTTAAAGACAATGACGGTGGAGCAGGTGGAAACTGCTTTGCAGCGAACTGCGCCAGGGGCTAAATTGTCTAAGCCGCGTCATATTTTCATTGTGCTGGGGGAAACCTGGGCCCAGTGGCCTTTGCTGGAAAAATATGCACCACTCCATGCGGCAGATGGTCTTAAAGGTTTAATAAAGGAAGAAAATGCATATTATACATCCCGCTTTATGCCCAATGGTGATTTTACATCCATTGCTATTACCGGGATGATTACAGGCCTTTCTGAGGTCAATGTGCGAGTGAATTATCAACCACGCAGTTTTGAGGATATATATCCCACGGCGTTGGCAAATCCTTTTCATAAGCTGGGCTATCAGGTGGATTTTTGGTATGGTGGCACGCCGGGATGGGATAATATCAGCCGTTTGGCACTGGCACAGGGATTTAATCATTTCTATGGGTATCCTGATTTCCATGCGCCTAAAACGAATGCATGGGGAACGAATGACCGTAACCTCTTTAATGCTCTTAGTGAACATTTGCGCGGGGAAGAACCTACGGTACATTTAATTATGACCACATCAAATCATCCGCCCTATAATATTGATTTGGCAGCGGAAGGCTTTGATGTGGACAAGACAGAAAACTTGGTACGGGAACTGATTCCTAGTGAAACTGACCCGCATAATTTGGCTGTAGAAATTGGCCATTATTACTATATGGACAAGGTGGTTACGGAATTTATCCGGGATACGGCCAAGAAATATCCCGACAGCTTGTTTGTGGTTACAGGGGATCATGCTGTGCGTTCCAATCCGGGAGCACAGCCCACTATGTTCGAATTCCAGTCAGTACCTTTTGTGCTTTATGGCGCAGGAGTGACGCACGATATTTTACCGGCTGATGCGGTTGGCGGGCACACGGGAATTATGCCTACACTGGTGGATTTGATTGCGCCAGTTGGATTTCAGTATGATTCCGTTGCTCCAGCCATTGGCCAGTATCCGGCGGCCTTTAACCGTGATTACTATATAACCTCTCATATCATGGGGCAGGTTGGCACAGACAAAACTGAATTGCTGCCGGATGTCATTGAGGCTGATACAGCTAATGAACAGCTCAAGATGGAGCCTTTCTTACGACGTCTGCGCACGCTTAGCTATTGGCTGATTATGGGCGGACACAACGAGGAGAAATAA
- a CDS encoding glycosyltransferase family 9 protein: MYKNILVINLMQIGDLMLTTPVLGALRKAYPQARLTLLADTRWRELVECNPHLDACLFMDKKGEDKGLAKLWKFIRKVRAQHFDLVINLHRNERASAVAAFSGAKRIVGYSKPLFSLFFDQTMQNPSIAHHIGWGPGGILPPHRYVPGWEHQVHAHLNVLRQTLGIEPDDGGLEMALSPENQQKADVLWQEHFTAEDKVIALNIGASWETKRWPDSYFAQCADTFIEQGYKLAFFGGPMDLDIVNKCISQMQHKDNEALHIFTGKVSLAVLAGLLRKCSLFLTTDSGPMHIGVAMNLPVITMFGASPVPGFYPYDGRSVLLKSPESCHPCGIHKCPRKGEENMACMKNIPVAAALHYAAELLEKFQGKPAYKLPSHKGDYQCRMIELSKGDF; this comes from the coding sequence GTGTATAAAAATATACTGGTCATAAATCTCATGCAAATTGGCGATTTAATGCTGACCACGCCAGTGCTAGGAGCTTTGCGCAAGGCCTATCCGCAGGCACGTCTTACTTTGTTGGCCGATACCCGCTGGCGGGAGTTGGTGGAATGCAATCCTCATTTGGATGCATGCCTGTTTATGGACAAAAAAGGTGAAGATAAGGGGTTGGCCAAGTTATGGAAATTCATTCGCAAGGTGCGGGCGCAGCATTTTGATTTAGTCATCAATCTTCATCGCAATGAACGGGCTTCGGCGGTGGCAGCCTTCAGCGGTGCCAAGCGCATTGTAGGGTACAGCAAACCGTTGTTTTCCTTGTTTTTTGACCAGACGATGCAGAATCCGTCCATTGCCCATCATATCGGTTGGGGACCGGGAGGCATCTTGCCGCCGCATCGCTATGTGCCGGGCTGGGAACATCAGGTACATGCACACTTGAATGTTTTGCGACAGACTTTGGGCATTGAGCCGGATGATGGTGGTTTGGAAATGGCGTTAAGCCCGGAAAATCAGCAGAAGGCGGATGTGCTTTGGCAGGAGCATTTTACGGCTGAGGATAAGGTTATTGCCTTGAATATCGGAGCAAGCTGGGAAACCAAGCGCTGGCCGGACAGTTATTTTGCCCAATGTGCCGATACGTTTATCGAACAGGGCTATAAACTGGCCTTCTTTGGCGGGCCTATGGACTTGGATATTGTCAATAAATGCATCAGTCAGATGCAGCATAAGGACAACGAAGCTCTGCATATCTTTACAGGTAAGGTGAGTCTGGCTGTACTGGCGGGACTTCTGCGCAAATGCAGTCTATTCCTGACTACGGATTCTGGCCCCATGCATATCGGTGTAGCTATGAATTTGCCGGTGATTACCATGTTTGGCGCTTCTCCGGTGCCGGGCTTCTATCCCTATGATGGCCGTTCGGTGCTGTTGAAGTCACCGGAATCTTGCCATCCCTGCGGCATTCATAAATGCCCTCGAAAAGGTGAGGAGAATATGGCCTGCATGAAAAATATTCCCGTGGCGGCGGCGTTGCATTATGCGGCGGAACTGCTGGAAAAATTCCAAGGGAAGCCTGCCTATAAGTTGCCATCCCATAAGGGCGATTATCAGTGTCGCATGATTGAACTATCCAAAGGAGATTTTTAG